The following is a genomic window from Fusarium oxysporum Fo47 chromosome IV, complete sequence.
ATCTTGACACATCTCGATCTTTTCCGGAAGCCACAGGCGCTGAAGGATGCCAAGAAGCGTCTCAAGAGGAGGCTTTGGACAGAGCTGTACCAGGGCGCCCACCTTTTTTACCTCTCCGGTGTTATGAACGGCCGATATCCCGACCGCGAAATCCATAACTTGTCACGCTTCCTCTCTGTCATGAAGAACCCACGTCCTCTCGTCTGGCGCAATTCTCACCCTTACTCTATCATCGACAGCTTCCGAGATATTACACACCCTACTAAGATCGAGGAAGACCCCAACTGCGACCGGTCGATTGTACTATCTGGTTACCTGCGAGGTACAAATTTTGCATCGCACAACCAACGAGTCCACGTCCCCGGTTTGGGTGATTTTACAGTATCTAATATGGAGGTTATGCCAGACCCTTGTCCAACGCCATCGATGGAACTGGCAATGGCGAAGATCACAGGCAAGACTGGACGAAGGCGACTTGacgaaaaggaaaagaagcttCATGCTCCCATGTCGGATCGTAGTGGCTTGAAGATCGACGGTGATGCCATCTGGATCACCAGCGACAAGGGCTTCAGCTTCGACcgggaggaggatgatgatgccgagcgaggagaaggagaagagatgATTGTTGGTCTTCAAGCTGAGCGAAAGCTTCTTGGCCAAATGGAGGGTGGCGTCCAGCTTTTCAAGGGCGGCAATAAGGTCGAGGCAGTgccagaagaggaagacacTGGCAGAAAAACACATCGCAAACCTAGATTTGCCCAAAgagacgatggcgatgatgaccAAAACGAGGACGACGAGGGCTCTGTCAGTGGTGACGAAAACTTGGACTCGGATGCCGAGGTTGAATTTAATGAAGGCAAGTTAGGCAAGATGTTCCGCAAGGATGCCGATAAGGAACTCggtgaagatgatcttgCATTTGCCGACAGTGACTCAGACCTTGGAGCATTgtctgatgaggaagaggtggaagacgacgaagaatACGATTcggatgaggaagcagcaGCATTAAGGTGGAAGGACAACTTGAATGGCACTGCGATGAAGCTTCATGGCAAGAGACGCTCATATCACACAAGTGATCTGGCTAGGTTTATGTACGACAACTCACTAAGCCCTGAAGATGCTCTCAAGCGATGGAAGGGCGAGGATGACGAATCGGAAGAGGAGAATAtcgaggacgacgatgatgaagatgacttCTTTAAGAAGTCGAAACAAGAGCAGGAAGACGCTGTAGAGGATAGGTCAATACCCGCATATGACTACGAGGATCTAGCGGCCAAATGGGCATCAGAGAAGAACGTCGAAGCTTTACGGAGGAAGTTCACTTCGACAGCCCTCGCTGccggcgatgatgatgacggtgatGGGGATGGGAATGGCAGCGACTTCGAGGGCTTGGGCGACTCAAATGATGAGGGCGATGGTGTCTTCGAGGATCTCGAAGCTGAAGGTCAACAAGAGCCAGCACAGCCCACTGTCGAGGATATTGAGGCCGAGCGAGAGAAGAACGCAAAGCGAAAGGAGGAACTCAAGATGCGATTCGAAGAGGAAGATCGTGAGGGTTTCCTCAATGATAAGGCAAATGCTCGACGAGAAGGTGGAGATGTGCAAGAGTTTGGTGAGGATCAGTGGTACGAGGCGCAAAAGGCTATGATCCAAAAGCAGCTCGATATTAACAAGGAGGAATTTGAGAACCTCGATGAACGTCAACGCTCTGCTGTGGAAGGCTACCGAGCCGGCAAATATGCCAAGGTTGTCCTCGAGGGTGTTCCGGCCGAATTCGTCAAGCTCTTTGATGCTCGTCGACCTATCGTCGTTGGTGGTCTCTCCGCTACTGAAGACCGATTCGGTTATCTTCAAGTCCGCATTAAGCGTCACCGCTGGCACAAGCGCATTCTCAAGACAAATGACCCCCTTATCTTCTCTTTGGGATGGCGTCGCTTCCAAACCATGCCCATCTACAGCACCACCGACTCGCGCACACGTAACCGTATGCTCAAGTATACACCTGAGCATATGCATTGCTTCGGTACTATCTATGGTCCCTTAATTGCACCCAACACAGGCTTCGTTTGCTTCAACTCAATGTCGGCGTCGACACCCGGTTTCCGCATCGCTGCTACTGGCACAATCCTCAGCGTCGATGAGTCCACAGagatcgtcaagaagctcaagcttaCTGGTACACCTGCAAAGATCTACAAGAACACAGCTTTCATCAAGGACATGTTCAACTCATCTCTTGAAATCGCGAAGTTCGAGGGAGCTTCTATCAAGACGGTTTCTGGCATTCGTGGTCAGATCAAGCGTGCTTTGTCCAAGCCCGAGGGCCAATTCCGCGCAACTTTCGAGGACAAGATTCTTCTTAGTGACATTGTCTTCTTGCGTGCTTGGTACCCAATTAAGCCTCACCGGTTCTACAATCCAGTCACCAACCTCATCGGCTGGCAGCCTATGCGACTCACAGGCGAGGTCCGCCGTGATCAGAACGTGCCCACTCCCCAGCCCAAGAACAGCCAGTACCGCACTATTGAACGGGAGACCCGCCACTTCAACCCTCTCCGTGTTCCCCGCGCCCTTGCTGCCGACCTTCCCTTCAAGTCGCAGATTGTTGAAaccaagaagcaaaagaaagaGACATACATGCAGAAGCGTGCTGTCGTCATGGCTCCTGGTtccgaggagaagaaagccCGCGCTCTTATGCAGCAGTTACTCACAATCCGCAACGACGCTGCTGCCAAGCGTCGTGCTGCAAAGGAGAAGAACCGCGCTGCTTTCCAGAAGAAGTTGGCAGACagcgaggagaagaaggaagctcGCGAGAAACGGGAATCCAAGGACTTCTGGAGGAAGAATGGTCGCAAGCGCGCAGCCGCCGAAGATGGAGGTGGCGGTAAGCGCAGGAAGTAAAGGAGAGAGTAAATATTTCCGTTACAGTTGCTTGAACTATACGGAAGTGGTTAGAAAGGTGCCAGTTGTATACCTTGTTGGGTTGGCGTTCCGAGAATCAAAAGATCAATCATCTTGCATTTCACATAGTATAAAAACCTCCTTCAAGACAGCGCAATAGCATTACTAGGACATTCAACTCCCGGGCCTGATGACGAACCTAATGTAGGTAACGTGCACATGGCAGAATTTTTCAGTATGTTTAAAAGTTGAGTGAATAGCATTTGCTTCAACAAGCTACACAGTAACAATCCTAAACACCTATCCTCGAGACACAAACGTACAAAAACAAGCAGCAGGCCAGATGCGATGTCCTCCCATACGTATTAATCAAGAGTTTCCATAGGAATACTCTCCCTGACATCAGCATCTGCCCGCTCAATCCGTATTTTAACCACccttcatcaacgtcaacaaTCGTCGTCGCATTGCGTGTTAAAGAATGCTCCCAAGAAACCATTTCACGCCCGAGTCCAATCTGAACAACCCTTGCTCCTAATTCAAGGATCGACATACGCCCCAAAATGCCGTAAAACATATTCATTGCTCAGGGCAGCTTAGCCTTCTGAGCTCGTGTACGCATGGCAGGCGTCTCCTATTGGTCACTTAAGAAGCAAGCATGGGCTCC
Proteins encoded in this region:
- a CDS encoding GTPase BMS1 (of unknown function-domain containing protein) gives rise to the protein MEDQVHKPHRKSKDKKDKKQHTGERNPKAFSFANPGKLQRQAARSQDIKEKRLHVPLVDRLPDEAPPRLVTIVGPPGVGKTTLMKSLIRRYAKETISDPQGPVTVVTSKKQRLTFVECPNELEAMVDIAKVADIVLLMIDGNYGFEMETMEFLNILAATGMPGNVFGILTHLDLFRKPQALKDAKKRLKRRLWTELYQGAHLFYLSGVMNGRYPDREIHNLSRFLSVMKNPRPLVWRNSHPYSIIDSFRDITHPTKIEEDPNCDRSIVLSGYLRGTNFASHNQRVHVPGLGDFTVSNMEVMPDPCPTPSMELAMAKITGKTGRRRLDEKEKKLHAPMSDRSGLKIDGDAIWITSDKGFSFDREEDDDAERGEGEEMIVGLQAERKLLGQMEGGVQLFKGGNKVEAVPEEEDTGRKTHRKPRFAQRDDGDDDQNEDDEGSVSGDENLDSDAEVEFNEGKLGKMFRKDADKELGEDDLAFADSDSDLGALSDEEEVEDDEEYDSDEEAAALRWKDNLNGTAMKLHGKRRSYHTSDLARFMYDNSLSPEDALKRWKGEDDESEEENIEDDDDEDDFFKKSKQEQEDAVEDRSIPAYDYEDLAAKWASEKNVEALRRKFTSTALAAGDDDDGDGDGNGSDFEGLGDSNDEGDGVFEDLEAEGQQEPAQPTVEDIEAEREKNAKRKEELKMRFEEEDREGFLNDKANARREGGDVQEFGEDQWYEAQKAMIQKQLDINKEEFENLDERQRSAVEGYRAGKYAKVVLEGVPAEFVKLFDARRPIVVGGLSATEDRFGYLQVRIKRHRWHKRILKTNDPLIFSLGWRRFQTMPIYSTTDSRTRNRMLKYTPEHMHCFGTIYGPLIAPNTGFVCFNSMSASTPGFRIAATGTILSVDESTEIVKKLKLTGTPAKIYKNTAFIKDMFNSSLEIAKFEGASIKTVSGIRGQIKRALSKPEGQFRATFEDKILLSDIVFLRAWYPIKPHRFYNPVTNLIGWQPMRLTGEVRRDQNVPTPQPKNSQYRTIERETRHFNPLRVPRALAADLPFKSQIVETKKQKKETYMQKRAVVMAPGSEEKKARALMQQLLTIRNDAAAKRRAAKEKNRAAFQKKLADSEEKKEAREKRESKDFWRKNGRKRAAAEDGGGGKRRK